From the Halorhabdus utahensis DSM 12940 genome, one window contains:
- a CDS encoding DUF7553 family protein produces MNKHFEDARYYLKRAGETAKKGVEEELEPVRERFTELTGEDEPEPEPGRLEKIRADLKEVQANAEGEAKEAIGDAREKIDDYRKD; encoded by the coding sequence AAGCACTTCGAAGACGCACGGTACTACCTCAAGCGCGCCGGCGAAACCGCAAAGAAAGGTGTCGAGGAGGAACTCGAACCGGTCCGAGAGCGATTCACGGAACTCACCGGGGAAGACGAGCCGGAACCGGAGCCGGGTCGCTTAGAGAAGATCCGGGCAGACCTCAAGGAAGTGCAGGCAAACGCCGAGGGTGAGGCCAAGGAAGCCATCGGGGACGCCCGGGAAAAGATCGACGACTACCGCAAGGACTGA